One window from the genome of Amblyraja radiata isolate CabotCenter1 unplaced genomic scaffold, sAmbRad1.1.pri S91, whole genome shotgun sequence encodes:
- the LOC116969635 gene encoding B-cell receptor CD22-like translates to MFLPVDAPINVRITAPTAPPAGEYITLRCESQANPAVNSYSWRKLCGSQSTDLWRDGVEYRLRATVEVGTCDYFCTVRNYLGRTESPAQRIDVQYAPINVRITAPTAPPAGEYITLRCESQANPAVNSYSWRKLCGSQSTVLRRDGVEYRLRATVEVGTCDYFCTVRNYLGRTESPAQRIDVQYAPINVWITAPTAPPAGEYITLRCESQANPAVNTYSWRKLCGSQSTDLWRDGVEYSLWATE, encoded by the exons ATGTTTCTCCCTGTAGACGCTCCCATCAATGTGAGGATCACAGCTCCAACAGCCCCTCCTGCTGGTGAATACATCACACTGCGGTGTGAATCACAGGCCAACCCTGCAGTGAACTCTTACAGCTGGAGAAAGCTCTGTGGCTCTCAGTCTACAGATCTGTGGAGAGATGGTGTGGAATACAGACTGAGGGCCACAGTAGAGGTCGGGACCTGCGACTATTTCTGCACCGTAAGGAATTATCTCGGCAGAACGGAGTCCCCAGCTCAACGCATCGATGTCCAGT ACGCTCCCATCAATGTGAGGATCACAGCTCCAACAGCCCCTCCTGCTGGTGAATACATCACACTGCGGTGTGAATCACAGGCCAACCCTGCAGTGAACTCTTACAGCTGGAGAAAGCTCTGTGGCTCTCAGTCTACAGTTCTGCGGAGAGATGGTGTGGAATACAGACTGAGGGCCACAGTAGAGGTCGGGACCTGCGACTATTTCTGCACCGTAAGGAATTATCTCGGCAGAACGGAGTCCCCAGCTCAACGCATCGATGTCCAGT ACGCTCCCATCAATGTGTGGATCACAGCTCCAACAGCCCCTCCTGCTGGTGAATACATCACACTGCGGTGTGAATCACAGGCCAACCCTGCAGTGAACACTTACAGCTGGAGAAAGCTCTGTGGCTCTCAGTCTACAGATCTGTGGCGAGATGGTGTGGAATACAGTCTGTGGGCCACA GAATGA